The window TTTACAGGTAGCCATTAAATGTACTAATCTGTATGATTTTGCAAAACAGTGTTTTAACTACAGCATTATACATATGCTAGAAACCATTTTAACTACAGCATGGGTGAGAGAGGGTGCTACCTGCCCCCTTGTCATGTGGACATCGCACCAGGCAGTTCACAGTCTCTATTATGAGGTCACTGGCATCTCTCCATTGTAAAACTATGAACACAGGGCCCGCCCTCGTTTAATCGTCTACATGCAGTGTATGTAGCTAAGTATTTACGGATGACAAAACCAAACAGAGTTTAAGCTACAATAGTGAAAGAAGAAGATTTTAATAATCCTGAAAAATTTGTAGATAGTATTTTCTTCACAGGCTGTGTGAATGGCAGATTCAAAGAAGTCTTTTGGGGCAGCCTTTCAAacattctatttctctttgtGAGGTTTGATCTTATCTGAATGTAAAGGgtgtaataattttctttttaaaagtattatattttaGATTTGGCTGACACATGTGCCAGTTTGTTACATGCTGCTTGTTTGTAACATGTTGGTTACATATTGCagaatgctgaggtttgggcttctagtgaaaGGAGTGTAATGATTTTCAAAAACAGCCTTGTTCTTTCAGTTACTCCCTCCTGATCATTTAAATGTTTCTAGTGTCCAAAAAATACAGCAACTAAACTACTCTCTCATTTGCATCTAATTACAGTCtgatcagcagtgtgaaaatattaattaaaaagttcttttaaaggattttaaaatttcaaattggGTAATTTAAGCTTCATTTAAAAGTTCTGTTTTACAGTGACTTACTCTTCCTTTGTATCAGATtcacattgatttaaaaataaatctcttaaataGAAATTCCGAGTGAGCTCATTTTTAAGCCTAAGGGTTGTGTGAATATCCTGGAAGTTATTAAGAGCTATGTTGAAGTGCTAACCATAAAAAAGTAAGTGCTTTCACAATGAGGCTTTCTTAATTCccactgattttctttccatgCTGTAAACAGCTCATAAAATGTCATATGTAGCTATGAGTGTTAAAATAATTacacttaatattttaatagtgtGCTGTGCAAatacatagttttttgttttgttttgacaaatgtttcattttgttttaatgactTCGGtccaatataaagaaaatgaaatacagtgAATAGTTCTTCTTTCAAGATGAGCTGTATTTATTACTGGAACGGAAGTTGTCATATCCGTGATCATTAGCTTTGAACTTTAAGCACGACTGCTTTTCCTCCAAGGACTGTTTTTCTTCAAATGACTGGCACCAGCAGCATAAGCATGACTGTACAAAACAAAGTAACTCATTATATGTTAACATCAGTCACCTTTCTCaactcttcctcctctccaggGTTCTGACTTTCTTTGCATAATTAGGAGTTCTTGGGCCCTGTCTTTCGGTGctcttttattttccctcttaAAAGAATATACTCACAGAATTAGCATATGATAATTTTAGACTAAAAcatgcagagaagaaaaaaactacatagTTAAGATTTCTCATCAAGAGAAAGCCACTTTTAATTGATATTTACTCTTGGTTACTTgataaatattcttaatatttgaTAAACATATAATTCAAGACTTTTCcccatgaaaacagaaatatgtgcacatacatgaaataaataaattatacacatgtatatgtgcatgtgcttGAGAATGTGAGTATATTTTAGTGAGACTGTACTATATGTATACTCCATAACCTTGTAGATACTTTCACACACATCTCATCCCAAGTTATTCTAAGCCACTTTGCTGAGGAGATTTAACCTGCTTTTTCTCACTTGACAGTGAcataaatatcttttcatgtcaATTAATTTAATACTGCTTTCCTATTTTTTCAGCCATGTATTCTCATGTCTCTTTTCAATATTGTTAAACAATAAGGTTATATAGTACAAAAGCATCTCAGTTTTCTTCatccaatttttttcttgaaattttttaaatataaaattttgttcaTTCTGTTTGTCTTCTGTTCATtctatatgtaaaagaaaatgggaaggcCACGATTTTATATTCTATAAAACGAAGGTGTTGATACTGACGGAAGTtctcttccagctctaaaatttgAGTTATGAGTGGGCGAAGAATGATATAGGCTGACTTAGTGTTTACACGGGAGCTACGTTCTCAGCTTGAAATACCATGGACAAATGGATGATTTTCGTATTAGGGGAGgggatattttatttcatgttagaTTGTTGAAGGAGTGAATGAATAGAAGGATGATAAAATGCAAGTAGCTGAAGAAGGAATTATATGTATTGCACATTGAACAGCACATCACTGTTATACAAAAAAGGTAGAAAGAGGTAAAACCtaaactatttttttgtttacCTTATTATTCTCATAGTCCATgtaaaaaaggaattaatttaGTTACAATAATAATTGCAGCTGCGAAGTTCAGACTCTACCAAAAACAGGGAACAGTGTCTTTAATTCATGTTTAGCCCTTATTTTATTATGTGATGCCTATCAGACATCAatgcatgtaatttttattactttttggtTAACAATTCCATGAGTGTAACTGATTGGCTGAGGCAGTAGGGAGTGGTTGACGAGGATTTATaggcaaaaattaattttagtgatTTATAAGCAAAAGtcgtatttaaaaaaatcatccatGATGTAATAAAAgggaaactataaaataatttactaaatCTGTCTGGATAGATATATTAATAGTTTTGAAAGCTTATATTTGAGCCATATTACAAAGAGCTTTTTATTTTGGGATAGTCTCTTACCTTAAAGCAGTTTTTGAATCTTTTGCTCACCAAATACAGAGCAATTGGGTTAATGCAGGAATTCAGTGAGGCCATGTTGATGCCAATATAGTCCAATACCAACAGAAAGCTGCAACAAAATAACCCAAAATGTGTCTGAAAAATATGCTGTTCTGAACATGTATTCATTGTAGACTTCTGTGCTTTTGTAATGAAAAAAATACCAATATACCATCGTTCTAAATTTATCACTCGTCTTTGATAATAATGattctctgcctgtctctgtctctgtctccctctaaCTCTAGCATCTCTACTGACTTTCCTCCATTTCTTCTTCCCAGGCCcaattcttctcttttaaaataaaatctcatttggAAGTACTGAAGCTGgctgaaaagaaataatttagaaatcgTGTTGGAGAATTGGACCTGACATTTTCTACCTTGGCACTCACTCATCATCTTGACAACTCTGATTCTCTGTCCCCAGTGTTCTTCATACCTCCCCTTCCCTGTCCCTCTCAACAGgacctcagataaaaattggcAACCTCCCTGGCTTCCTAAGGGTTATAAAAATGGTAGTTTCTCTTTCTGCCTATAAAACAGATTGATGGAAACACTTCTGAGTGGCATTTGTTTACAAAACCATTTCTAGTTTGCCTTTCTTACCTCAAAAGTTCACATCTATTGGGATCATTCTGATTATAAAGAGTGAGCTTCAGAATCCTGCtgaggtgaaggggaagccagcaGAGGGCAAAGACAAGGACCAGGCAAAAGACGGTTTTGGCCACTTCCCGTCTCTGAAATAAATCCATAGTTTGACCCTTAAAAGATGGCTCATTATATTTATAGCATTCTCTCTTCTGAAACACTTAATATTGTCTACAAAAAGTCAGCGGCATATGCAAAAACTCAGGACACTGAGCTTTATATGGAATAGTTAATGTGAAGTGGAACCGAAGTGACTAGAGATTCATCTTTAAAAAGTTCAGATTCTCCCTAGATCATTTTAGATTATATAGaatatctctaaataaataatataaaaatattctttgtctATTTAAAACTACCagaagcaagaaaaaggaaatatgctctgGTATATAATAATGTTagtttatcatcatcatcatcattttcataTTCATAATTATAATTTCAATCATGAGTtatcaaatatttgtattttcttacctGCTTTAGGTGATCATTTAAAGCAATCTGCATgccacttttctttctcaacaTTTCACAGGTCATCAGGGTATAAAAAAATGCAGTGATGGCCAATGGCAAGCAGAAATAGAAACTGAATAGCCACCAATCTTTTGCTGTCTTGTAAAACTAGGGGGATGAGAGAATTTTTATGATTAATACTCCTctgtaagaaaatattatataacaaatgttaaatttaaaaaaaattcagcaggGAATGAGTATCTTCTAAATTAGATCCAGTTTATATATACGGTGCAGAATCTTTCAGGCCACACTTACTGAACAAATAAATAGTCAtgttaaataaaacccaaatttTCCCAAAAACATGTCAGTTCTCTAAGACAATGTGTTATAAGCATGCACAAAAACTTAAGTAGTTAggcaaaatttgaaatatttggtAATTCAATGTTTTGTCTTCACATAAGAAAGTTATCCTCAGAGTATTCTTTGTGTGAAATGTAACACCTAAGTATGTAAAGATAACTTGGTGTTTAGATGAAGTTCTCACTTTTTAGCAAGTTTGTTTAATGGGGAAAACAGATATGAAAAGGTCTAGGTTAACCATTTAGCTCAGTAACATATAAATCTAACCTCGCAAAAAGATAAAAGCTGCTTTTGACTTATGTCATatctcttattctttttcttctctgttatcGTTTTCATATTGCTTTAGATATATCTGTGTTGGAGAGGAATTTATGTAACCCAGTCGgcacttttttttcctgtatatatACAgttcataaagttttatttagtCTCCTTGTGTATACAATAGAAAACAATTATTGGGAGTAGTTAGGCCAGCCCCCTTTGCATTAATGCCTCTTAACTCATTCTGTTTGGAAGAGCCTTTTACACTCAGGATCTATCTTCTGGAAACCAGCATCATAATTCTTTTTCTATTCCCAAATCAAATGTTCTTTAATAAATGACCAGGATGAAGAGTTTCTTGCAATGACAGCTTTCTCTTTggcatcaaagacaaagagaggggAGTCTTTCCATTCAGACTCCATCCATATCAGGGTGACTTCTATCTGAATATTTGCTGGACCATACACTCCTCTGACAACTACTATGCTATCTTGTGCAGATTACGTAGTAGCTGTCAGTCCTAATGGGACTGTAGGATACAGTAAATTCCTCTTCAGAGAACCAATACATCAGTGTGTTCAGCTTCCCTGTTCTTTGTTctgcattttaaagtttaactccCTCGTTCTTTACATCTCCTTGcccctagtttcagtaaacaaccccCTCCTAGCCTCTATCACCTGCTCTTTCCTTAGTCATCCTTAGTCACCTGCTCTGTAACCATCCTTCCGCTGAAACTACTCATCCCACCACTCCAGCTCGTAtccctgctctctttaaaatagccaacTGGAATTAACTTAGACTGTGCGGTCCAACCTTACATAAAGGGGAAAGATGCAGCAGTAGGAACTAGCTGCATCAGGGATAACACCCCATCCCACTCCCCTGTCTGATATGCTTTCACCATTGCTCCATTGTGAGacgcacccttctatagaagtaaattgccttgctgagaaaccTTTTGCCTGAGTGCTATTTTCACTTTGTGGCACCAAGCATTTTACTTCTAACATGGCTTTGGGTAGAAAAGCTATAAATTGACATCAATTCTTTCATGTGAACTTAGTTTATCCATGCCACTGAGAGCAAGGGGATTCTTAGAGAAGTAGTGATCTACCTTCTTGCCTCTTGAGTCATTGGTCACCATTAACCCCACAGTGCTTGGATCTACACTCTTAATTTATGCCGAGGACAGTCATAAATCAACAGTTTCCCAAGGAGTGGGAAACACGAGAAAAATAGCTAAATAGTTATAAGgcaagagcagaaaggaaaattaaaaaaagtaaaatttacctGCATGAAAGCTGTCTTCTGAACAGGATGAAGCAAGCAGATTCGCAGATAACTTCCTTTGTAGTCCATCGTAATCATATCAAAACCTATGGCTTCAGGGACAGCCAGAACCACAGAGACCACCCAAATCAAAACAATTTCTACTGCTGTCCATTTTGGAACCCCAATTCCTTTAATTCTACTCCAAGAAGCAACAGCTCGATATCTGgagataaaaatagaattgtaTTTTAAGCTGGCATACCTTAGTTTTATTGAATTGCACAGCTTATTTTCTAAGTAACATGCAAAACAATAGTATAGCATTCAGAATATTCTTGGCTTAAATAGAAGCTTCTACCTGTCAATACTCAGAGCACATAGACTCAGCACAGTGATTCCCACGGAGGCTTTCTGTATGAAAGGTACCAGCTTACACATCTCAGCTCCAAATGGCCAGTCCTCTGCCAGCAGCTGCATTGAGGAGACATGAAGCTCTGTTAGGGGGTTTCATAAGATGCCCTCTGAATTGTATCACTTAGTGGAGCATAATTAACATGCAGAGTAGGATAAATTCTGGTTGTCATTCTTTTTCTCATGGACTACTTCTTTGAAAAGCATCATTGTTCGACATATGTGTGGTACAGGAAAGTGTGTTGGGATTGATGAAAATGCAGCCAGCTTATAAGAAGTCATCATGCGTATATAGTAGCTTAGAGTTCAGCTCACCTCATCAGAGCAAACTTAGGCCAATCTCTTAGGTTCCTCCTGAAAATTGAACCTGTATACTGTCATAGAGTCTGAAATGCCCAGGTCATGGCCAAAGCAAAATATGGGttaattaaaattgatttataaatAGTCCTTAGCTGAGGAGACCAGACTTCCCTATTGAAGTAGTACTCTATGCAGAACAACATGTGCATTCATGCACTTGTTCT is drawn from Papio anubis isolate 15944 chromosome 15, Panubis1.0, whole genome shotgun sequence and contains these coding sequences:
- the EDNRB gene encoding endothelin receptor type B: MQPPPSLCGRALVALVLACGLSRIWGEDRGFPPARATPLLQTAEIMTPPTKTLWPRGSNASLARSVAPAEVPKGERTGGSPPRTISPPPCQGPIEIKETFKYINTVVSCLVFVLGIIGNSTLLRIIYKNKCMRNGPNILIASLALGDLLHIVIDIPINVYKLLAEDWPFGAEMCKLVPFIQKASVGITVLSLCALSIDRYRAVASWSRIKGIGVPKWTAVEIVLIWVVSVVLAVPEAIGFDMITMDYKGSYLRICLLHPVQKTAFMQFYKTAKDWWLFSFYFCLPLAITAFFYTLMTCEMLRKKSGMQIALNDHLKQRREVAKTVFCLVLVFALCWLPLHLSRILKLTLYNQNDPNRCELLSFLLVLDYIGINMASLNSCINPIALYLVSKRFKNCFKSCLCCWCQSFEEKQSLEEKQSCLKFKANDHGYDNFRSSNKYSSS